ATCTTTGCGGCCGCCTGTTTTCCGGTCGTGTTTCCAAGGCTGTCGGGCCGGTAAAACCGGTCAAGTCCGCCCATGTCCCAGCAGTACATGTCCTGGCTGTATTCCACAAGCAGCCGCTGCTGCTGAAAGGAAAATCCATGGATGCCCGCAATCGTCTGCAGCCATTTCCGGGTGTCCGGGGGCAGTTTGTGAAACCCTTTGATCTGTTCAAACCGGTTCAAAGACATGGGGGCATTATAGAGAAAAAAATGGCCGGGTCAAGCCGGAAAGGCGGCGGATCCCTTCAAATCCCGTCCAGGGCCGGAACAGGGTCCGGCGGGTGCTCCGCCCTGGACGGTGAAGGTAACGGAACCAGAGCGGCTCGAATGATTTGCATTCAGGTGCGAAAAGTTATAAGGTGACATTTTTTTAAACATTCAGAATGAAGATGAACGTCTATGAAAAAAATTGCCATAACACTGGTCTGTGTTTTTTTTGCTTCGGGAGTGTATGCCTATGATGCGATACTTGAGTTCAGCGGAGGGGAAAATCGCGGCCCTGTGTTATTTGACCATGAGTGGCATATGTATGACTTTGACTGTCTGGATTGCCATCATGTGATGGAAAATGGAGAAAATGTTCTGGATGACGCGGACCTTGTTGAGGGCAATCCGGATATTCTGTGTGCTTCGTGTCATGATTCCCAGGCGGAAATCGACAGGACACAGGCTTTCCATTATCAATGTATGGGGTGCCATAATAATTACAGTCTGACTTCTGAACCCACCGGGCCAACCCTTTGCGGAGAGTGCCATATTCTTGATAAATGATTGGGCGCCGATTGTTAATTTTAACAGTGCAATGATCTTAAAAGGACTGATCCCGGCATTGGGATTAGATGATATTACAAAACATGGAGGCAGGAAGTGGTTAAAGCAGAAAGAAAACCCGTTCAGGAAATTCTTGATGCCATTGACGGGTATGAGAGAATTTTAAATGTGGGATGCGGCGGATGCGTTTCAGTGTGCCTTGTGGGGGGGCAAAAAGAAGTGAATGCATTAAACGCAGAGCTTAAAGTTCATTTGAAAAAAGCGGGAATCCGGAAGCAGATTGACGGGTATACGGTTGAGCGCCAGTGTAATGAGTCCTTTTTAAAGGAGCTGGACAGCAAAGTGCCTGAATATGACTGCATTGTTTCCATGGCGTGCGGCGCCGGTGTGCAGCTCATGGCCGAGCGGTTTTCAAGGATACCCGTCCATCCCGTTGTAAATACGGTGTCTATCGGTGTTGACAGGGATCTGGGCATGTACGAAGAAAAATGCCGTGCCTGTGGTCATTGCGTTTTAGGCTATACGGGCGGCATCTGCCCGGTGACCCGATGCGCCAAAGGGCTTTTCAACGGCCCCTGCGGCGGGACCAATGGAGAGCATTGTGAAATCAGTAATGAAATCCCCTGCGCCTGGCTTGAAATCTACAAACGGTTGAAGGCGCAGAATCGTCTGGATGATATTTTAAAAGTCCGCCCCCACATGGAATGGCAGAACCAGTCCCCCAGAACGATTATCCAGGAACCCTATAAGAAAAGGTATCTCGCTTAGGATAGAGGGAATATGATTATGACATTATCCACTGTTTTTTCCTGGACATTTCTGTATGATTTCATCAGAGGCCCCATGGTGTGGATCTCTTTTGTCATCTTTTTTGGTGGTGTGGTTTTTCAGGTGCTGCGGTTTATGTCTTTGCTCAAGGAACAGCCCATAGAAAAGTTCGAACCCGGACCGGGGAAGATTATCAATAGGCCGGCGGCCAGTCATCTGGCCCTGGACCGGGGTCAGAAGCGCTGGTTTCAAAAAGGCGGGTTTAAAAAGAGCCCAAAGAAAAAAATTCCGGATAAAAAGGACTGGATACTGTGGTTCAAACTTTCCATTGCCGGTGTCAATCCTTTCATGACGATGGTTACCACCGTTTTCCATGTCCTTCTGATCGGTGTGCCTGTATTTGTGCTGGGTCACAACATATTGCTGGACAATGCCTTTGGTGTCAGCATGGTTTCTTTACCTGAAAATGTGTCGGATTTTTT
Above is a window of Desulfotignum balticum DSM 7044 DNA encoding:
- a CDS encoding cytochrome c3 family protein, whose product is MKKIAITLVCVFFASGVYAYDAILEFSGGENRGPVLFDHEWHMYDFDCLDCHHVMENGENVLDDADLVEGNPDILCASCHDSQAEIDRTQAFHYQCMGCHNNYSLTSEPTGPTLCGECHILDK
- a CDS encoding methylenetetrahydrofolate reductase C-terminal domain-containing protein, translating into MVKAERKPVQEILDAIDGYERILNVGCGGCVSVCLVGGQKEVNALNAELKVHLKKAGIRKQIDGYTVERQCNESFLKELDSKVPEYDCIVSMACGAGVQLMAERFSRIPVHPVVNTVSIGVDRDLGMYEEKCRACGHCVLGYTGGICPVTRCAKGLFNGPCGGTNGEHCEISNEIPCAWLEIYKRLKAQNRLDDILKVRPHMEWQNQSPRTIIQEPYKKRYLA